Proteins from one Hydrogenivirga caldilitoris genomic window:
- a CDS encoding KamA family radical SAM protein — protein sequence MLFSHVPENLWRDYNWQIKNRIKTLDELQRYLKLIPEEVEGIKKTEGVYPMAITPYYLSLIDPEDINDPIRLQAIPRISEVDEEIQSRGEPDPLKEDGSIPGLTHRYPDRVLVSVTSFCAVYCRHCMRKRIFAQGERARTKDEIDRMLSYIREHEEIRDVLISGGEPLSLSNEKIEYILRGLRSIDHIEIIRFGTRLPVLAPQRFFDEELLDILDRYSPIWVNTHFNHPREVTELSEEAVDKLLRRGIPVNNQTVLLKGVNDDPETMLELFRKLLKIKVKPQYLFHCDPIKGAVHFRTTLDKGIEIMRYLRGRISGMGIPTYALDLPGGKGKVPILPNYIIDRKGDKFLFESFTGESVEYTIDEPI from the coding sequence ATGCTGTTTTCACATGTACCTGAAAATCTCTGGAGAGATTACAACTGGCAGATAAAGAATAGGATTAAGACCTTAGATGAGCTACAGAGGTATCTGAAGCTTATTCCGGAAGAAGTAGAGGGTATTAAAAAAACAGAGGGTGTTTACCCAATGGCAATAACCCCTTACTACCTCTCTTTGATTGACCCTGAAGATATAAACGACCCAATAAGATTACAGGCTATACCAAGGATTTCTGAAGTTGATGAGGAAATCCAGTCCAGAGGAGAACCAGACCCCTTAAAAGAGGATGGGAGCATACCTGGACTTACCCACCGTTATCCTGACAGGGTTCTGGTCTCGGTGACTTCCTTCTGCGCTGTTTACTGCAGACATTGCATGAGAAAAAGGATATTTGCTCAGGGAGAGAGGGCAAGAACAAAGGACGAAATAGACAGAATGCTCAGTTACATAAGGGAACATGAAGAGATAAGAGATGTTCTCATATCTGGAGGGGAACCGCTCAGTCTCAGTAATGAAAAGATAGAGTATATACTCCGGGGACTAAGAAGTATAGACCACATAGAGATAATAAGATTTGGAACCCGGCTTCCCGTGCTGGCACCCCAGAGATTCTTTGACGAAGAGCTGCTTGATATACTGGATAGGTATTCCCCTATATGGGTAAACACCCATTTCAACCACCCAAGAGAAGTTACAGAACTATCAGAAGAGGCTGTAGACAAACTTCTCAGAAGAGGTATACCTGTAAACAATCAAACCGTTCTCCTTAAAGGAGTAAACGATGATCCTGAAACCATGCTTGAGCTTTTCCGAAAACTCCTCAAAATTAAGGTAAAACCCCAGTACCTATTCCATTGTGATCCCATAAAAGGTGCGGTTCACTTCAGGACGACCCTTGATAAGGGTATTGAGATAATGAGATATTTAAGGGGGAGGATTTCGGGAATGGGTATCCCAACCTACGCCTTAGACTTGCCAGGTGGAAAGGGGAAAGTGCCTATCCTTCCAAATTACATAATTGACAGAAAGGGAGATAAGTTCTTGTTTGAGAGTTTTACAGGAGAGAGTGTGGAGTACACAATAGATGAGCCCATATAG
- the fbp gene encoding fructose-1,6-bisphosphate aldolase/phosphatase: MKLTFSVIKADIGGYVGHSDTHPEVVETVKKVIEEEKEKGNLIDCNILTCGDDIAIVMTHTHGVDNEVVHRIAWNAFEKGTEVAKKLKLYGAGQDLLTDAFSGNIKGLGPGVAEMEFEERPSEPLIVFFADKTSPSAWNLPLYEMFADPMNTAGLVIDPKMHDGYTFEVLDVYSGKAVKLSTPAELYDLLALIGSVGKYVVKNVYRNYDGEIAATASTQKLSLMAGQYVGKDDPVMVVRAQSGFPAVGEILEPFARPWIVEGWMRGSHNGPLMPVSFEDARPSRFDGPPRVIAAGFQLAQGKLVGPTDMFRDPAFDKARVRAQDMADILRRQGIFEPHRLPAEEMEYTTLPKILKKLEGRFYDIEEQRLEKGQVMEKEDMD, encoded by the coding sequence ATGAAGCTCACTTTCAGCGTAATTAAGGCTGACATAGGTGGTTACGTTGGACATTCGGACACCCACCCAGAGGTGGTTGAAACCGTCAAGAAGGTGATTGAGGAAGAAAAGGAGAAAGGGAATCTTATAGACTGCAATATACTTACCTGTGGTGACGATATCGCTATAGTTATGACCCATACGCACGGAGTGGACAACGAGGTGGTTCACAGGATAGCCTGGAACGCCTTTGAAAAAGGTACAGAGGTTGCCAAAAAGTTAAAGCTCTACGGTGCGGGACAGGACCTCCTTACGGATGCCTTCAGTGGAAATATAAAGGGTCTCGGTCCGGGTGTTGCAGAGATGGAATTTGAAGAGAGACCTTCAGAACCGCTCATAGTCTTCTTTGCTGACAAAACTTCTCCAAGCGCATGGAACCTCCCTCTCTACGAGATGTTCGCCGACCCCATGAACACAGCCGGTCTCGTCATAGACCCTAAGATGCACGACGGATATACCTTTGAAGTGCTGGACGTTTACTCCGGGAAAGCGGTTAAGCTTAGTACTCCTGCAGAACTTTACGACCTGCTCGCTTTGATAGGTTCGGTTGGCAAGTATGTGGTTAAGAATGTTTACAGAAACTACGATGGCGAAATAGCAGCCACAGCTTCAACCCAGAAGCTATCCCTAATGGCAGGTCAGTACGTGGGTAAGGATGACCCTGTTATGGTAGTCAGAGCTCAGAGCGGTTTCCCGGCGGTGGGAGAGATCCTTGAACCCTTTGCAAGACCTTGGATAGTTGAAGGGTGGATGAGAGGTTCTCACAACGGACCTCTTATGCCGGTCTCCTTTGAGGACGCAAGACCTTCTCGTTTTGACGGACCGCCAAGGGTGATAGCAGCCGGTTTCCAGCTTGCTCAAGGGAAACTGGTTGGACCAACGGATATGTTCAGAGACCCAGCCTTTGATAAGGCGAGGGTAAGGGCTCAGGATATGGCTGATATCCTGAGGAGACAAGGTATATTTGAGCCTCACCGCCTTCCCGCTGAGGAGATGGAATACACAACCCTACCGAAGATTCTTAAAAAGCTTGAGGGGAGGTTCTATGACATTGAAGAGCAGAGGCTTGAAAAAGGTCAGGTGATGGAAAAGGAGGACATGGATTAA
- a CDS encoding aldo/keto reductase yields MIYKDFQGEKLSELGIGTYLGELDEATDKGYEETIKLGVEKGINVVDTAINYRYMKSERAIGRVINEVGRERLFLSTKGGYVPFDADAKEDPKVFFEETFLRGGLIDLNEMTPQGHYLGKEFINWCFEKSLENMNTSYVDVYFIHNPEEHLLFTEKERFYEKLKECFYLLENKVKEGKLKFYGLATWQGFRIPKGARQHLELAEILELAEEAGGKEHHFKFIQLPYNLGMHEAYSLKNQTLDGVEVSVLEACHRLGIYVYTSASLYQGNVIGRVPEKLKERFGVEKDVHVALQFVRSTPGVGTALVGMSKPEHLIENLDIETKPPLSEEEFSSLFK; encoded by the coding sequence ATGATATACAAGGATTTTCAAGGGGAAAAGCTTTCAGAGTTAGGGATAGGTACCTATCTGGGAGAACTTGATGAAGCTACAGACAAGGGATACGAGGAAACCATAAAGCTTGGTGTTGAGAAGGGTATAAATGTGGTAGATACAGCGATAAACTACCGCTATATGAAGAGCGAGAGAGCTATAGGACGGGTTATAAATGAAGTTGGTAGGGAGAGGCTATTTCTTTCTACCAAGGGGGGATACGTTCCCTTTGATGCTGACGCTAAAGAGGATCCAAAGGTTTTCTTTGAAGAAACCTTCCTGAGGGGAGGTCTTATAGACTTGAACGAGATGACTCCACAGGGGCATTACCTGGGGAAGGAGTTCATTAACTGGTGTTTTGAAAAAAGCTTAGAAAACATGAATACGAGCTATGTGGATGTATACTTTATCCATAATCCCGAAGAGCATCTCCTATTTACGGAAAAAGAAAGGTTTTATGAAAAACTTAAAGAGTGCTTTTACCTGCTGGAGAACAAGGTTAAGGAAGGAAAGCTCAAATTTTACGGACTTGCAACTTGGCAAGGTTTTCGTATACCAAAGGGGGCACGCCAGCACCTTGAACTTGCAGAAATTTTAGAACTTGCAGAGGAAGCTGGGGGCAAGGAGCACCATTTCAAATTCATTCAATTACCCTATAACCTGGGTATGCATGAAGCTTACTCTTTGAAAAACCAAACCCTTGATGGAGTGGAAGTGTCTGTCCTTGAGGCTTGCCACAGGTTAGGTATCTATGTTTATACGAGCGCTTCCCTTTACCAGGGGAATGTTATAGGGAGGGTTCCTGAGAAACTTAAGGAGAGGTTTGGGGTTGAAAAGGACGTTCATGTTGCCCTTCAGTTTGTGAGGAGTACACCTGGCGTTGGAACTGCACTTGTTGGTATGAGCAAGCCAGAGCACCTTATAGAGAACCTGGATATAGAGACAAAACCACCTCTGAGTGAAGAAGAATTTTCCTCGCTCTTCAAATGA
- the dnaA gene encoding chromosomal replication initiator protein DnaA, which translates to MEGVNIKTFLAHLERIDRSLLALMSKFRMEEREGRIFLYTEDKTLKETVERFLKERFGDGFKDRVLVRLEGLEAEKTQEKRETESEGLNKRYSFSNFIVGEGNRLAYEVAYEVAQNPGKIYNPLFIYGGVGLGKTHLLQAIGNACAERGYRVVYKSANDFSEDMVEAIKVGKVKEFRNTYRNIDLLLLDDVQFLSGKNRTQIEFFNIFNHMFLNEKQIVLASDRHPKELKDISDRLISRFEGGVVVEVCMDELTKLEIIKRKLCELKIEVQDRIVESLMKHTSDNVRDIEGTLRGIKLKGVEHLKKNAVSSSSLEKIKLYTAVHFGIKPEELVGSSRSRKVNRARHIAFYLCRKLTDASLIEIARAFNRSDHSTVIYGIKKIEEERRKDRKLNYIISFLEKHIGERL; encoded by the coding sequence ATGGAGGGAGTTAATATAAAGACGTTTTTAGCCCATCTGGAAAGGATAGACAGGTCTCTCCTGGCTTTGATGAGTAAATTCCGTATGGAAGAGAGGGAGGGGAGAATTTTTCTGTATACAGAGGATAAAACCTTAAAGGAAACAGTGGAGCGCTTCCTTAAAGAGAGATTCGGAGACGGTTTTAAGGACAGGGTGTTGGTCCGCCTTGAAGGTCTGGAAGCAGAGAAAACCCAGGAAAAGAGAGAGACAGAGTCTGAAGGTTTGAATAAAAGATACTCTTTCAGTAACTTCATAGTTGGTGAGGGAAACCGGCTTGCCTATGAGGTTGCCTACGAAGTTGCTCAAAATCCCGGTAAGATTTATAACCCGCTGTTCATATATGGAGGAGTTGGTCTTGGTAAGACCCATCTCCTTCAGGCTATAGGGAATGCATGTGCCGAAAGGGGATACAGGGTGGTCTACAAGTCTGCGAACGATTTTTCCGAGGATATGGTTGAGGCTATAAAGGTTGGTAAGGTTAAGGAGTTCAGAAACACTTACAGAAATATAGACCTGCTGCTTCTTGATGATGTGCAGTTTCTCTCTGGAAAGAACAGGACTCAGATTGAATTTTTTAACATATTCAACCATATGTTTTTAAATGAGAAGCAGATCGTGCTGGCTTCCGACAGACACCCGAAAGAGTTAAAAGATATCTCTGACAGGCTCATAAGCAGATTTGAGGGAGGTGTTGTGGTTGAGGTCTGCATGGACGAGCTTACAAAGCTGGAAATAATAAAGCGAAAGCTGTGTGAGCTCAAGATAGAAGTGCAGGATAGGATAGTTGAGAGTTTAATGAAACACACCTCTGACAACGTCAGGGATATAGAAGGAACCTTGAGAGGTATAAAACTTAAGGGTGTTGAGCACCTGAAGAAAAACGCTGTCAGCTCTAGCAGCCTTGAAAAGATAAAACTCTACACAGCTGTTCATTTCGGTATAAAACCTGAGGAACTCGTAGGCAGCAGCCGTTCCAGGAAGGTTAACAGGGCGAGGCACATCGCCTTTTATCTCTGTAGAAAGCTTACCGATGCCTCCCTTATAGAAATAGCGAGAGCTTTCAACAGGAGCGACCACTCCACGGTGATATACGGAATAAAGAAGATAGAGGAAGAGAGAAGGAAGGACAGGAAGCTTAACTACATAATAAGCTTCCTGGAAAAGCATATAGGTGAAAGGCTTTAA
- a CDS encoding Sec-independent protein translocase subunit TatA/TatB yields the protein MEIQLIIVLMIAFIVLGPERMMDLAVKLGEAMRKVRDMWDEVRMQAYMEEINRKVLEEEKSGQLDERTEDETLDDYGELDEPLPDIEVQDYNERAVSEKAEEELKENERGEQPAPDDAPDRASEGTENKTN from the coding sequence ATGGAGATTCAATTAATCATAGTTCTCATGATAGCTTTTATAGTTCTGGGTCCTGAGAGGATGATGGACCTGGCTGTGAAACTGGGGGAGGCTATGAGGAAAGTTAGGGATATGTGGGATGAGGTTAGGATGCAAGCTTACATGGAAGAGATAAACAGAAAGGTTCTTGAGGAAGAGAAGTCGGGTCAACTTGACGAGAGAACGGAGGATGAAACCCTTGATGATTATGGAGAGCTTGATGAACCGTTACCTGATATAGAAGTACAAGATTATAATGAAAGAGCCGTATCCGAAAAAGCCGAGGAGGAATTGAAGGAGAATGAGCGTGGAGAACAACCAGCTCCCGACGATGCCCCTGACAGAGCATCTGAGGGAACTGAGAACAAGACTAATTAG
- a CDS encoding YihY/virulence factor BrkB family protein, producing the protein MSPYRRFSKAALLSLIDVFKESYTYHSGALTYHFLLSMAPLTVILINLLGFLPLIELSRIEETIDQIFPQYTNKVIHEILEVQKRSKETSAIALGLSYFFSVGFIRYLGKAFSFVSEGELTERRELFYWVFMPAFLLGLVLIISSSFFLSIYLKLVVPKNYSVIIDLSYVLPGTLTLFALYRSFIRGSFSILKLLAISAYVSFLMFASQLGFTWYIANVFKGSLLYGSLTTIIISLLWINLIFLTLLYGARLIYRLRREP; encoded by the coding sequence ATGAGCCCATATAGGAGATTCTCCAAGGCCGCTTTGTTAAGCTTGATAGATGTTTTTAAGGAAAGTTATACTTACCACTCGGGTGCGCTCACCTATCACTTTCTCCTATCTATGGCACCGTTAACGGTCATTCTCATAAACTTGCTGGGCTTCTTACCCCTGATTGAGCTGAGCAGAATTGAAGAAACCATAGACCAAATATTTCCCCAGTACACAAACAAGGTAATCCACGAGATACTTGAGGTTCAAAAGCGGAGTAAAGAAACCTCAGCAATAGCCCTGGGACTCTCTTACTTTTTTTCGGTTGGATTTATAAGGTATCTTGGGAAGGCTTTCTCCTTCGTGTCTGAAGGGGAACTTACTGAAAGAAGGGAGTTATTCTACTGGGTATTCATGCCCGCATTCCTTCTGGGCCTGGTTCTAATAATATCTTCCTCCTTCTTCCTTAGCATATACCTAAAACTGGTAGTTCCTAAGAATTACTCAGTTATTATTGACCTTTCCTATGTTCTTCCCGGAACGTTAACCCTATTCGCTCTGTACCGGAGCTTTATCAGGGGCTCTTTTAGTATCCTCAAACTTTTAGCGATATCTGCTTACGTTTCCTTCCTGATGTTTGCCAGTCAGTTAGGCTTTACCTGGTATATAGCCAATGTGTTTAAAGGTAGCTTACTCTACGGTTCCCTTACCACGATAATAATATCCCTTCTGTGGATAAACCTCATATTTTTGACCCTACTTTACGGAGCTCGTCTTATCTATAGGCTGAGGAGAGAGCCCTGA
- the tatC gene encoding twin-arginine translocase subunit TatC, which produces MPLTEHLRELRTRLIRSIIAFLIASGFSFYFARHVFEFLKNPVVVSYPDVELITLSPTEPLFILIKISLTAGLILASPVILFEIWRFVEPALYPKEKKLFIPLLLSSILLFLMGGMFAYFFVLPMALKFLLGLGFSQLAATPYLSVNLYVSFVLKMLIAFGIAFEMPIFLYMLQRAGIISEQQLKKFRRYFIVVAFLIGALIAPDVATQVLMAIPLLVLYEVSILLGKTVRRRSSEEKSIAKVEEE; this is translated from the coding sequence ATGCCCCTGACAGAGCATCTGAGGGAACTGAGAACAAGACTAATTAGGTCAATAATAGCTTTTCTGATAGCTTCTGGGTTCTCCTTCTACTTTGCAAGACATGTCTTTGAGTTTCTCAAGAACCCTGTGGTGGTTTCCTATCCGGATGTGGAGCTTATTACCCTGTCTCCCACGGAACCCCTCTTCATACTTATAAAAATCTCACTTACCGCTGGACTGATACTTGCCTCTCCGGTGATACTCTTTGAGATATGGAGATTTGTTGAACCAGCACTTTACCCTAAAGAGAAGAAACTTTTCATCCCTCTTCTTTTATCTTCAATACTTCTTTTCTTAATGGGTGGTATGTTCGCTTACTTCTTCGTCCTCCCAATGGCTTTAAAGTTCCTCCTTGGATTAGGATTTTCTCAACTTGCAGCGACACCTTATCTCTCAGTTAACCTGTACGTTAGCTTTGTGCTCAAGATGTTGATAGCTTTCGGTATAGCCTTTGAGATGCCTATATTTCTCTACATGCTCCAAAGGGCTGGGATAATAAGCGAGCAACAACTCAAAAAGTTTAGAAGGTACTTTATAGTTGTCGCTTTCCTTATAGGTGCTCTTATCGCACCCGATGTGGCGACTCAGGTACTCATGGCTATACCCCTTTTAGTCCTTTATGAAGTATCCATACTACTTGGTAAAACCGTAAGAAGAAGGAGTTCTGAAGAGAAATCTATTGCCAAGGTTGAGGAGGAGTAA